The Urbifossiella limnaea genome has a window encoding:
- a CDS encoding DUF1549 domain-containing protein codes for MTTPRLLAAALVCALAPAARADVTLPTGGTLRHVDFERHVMGLLSKAGCNTGGCHGSFQGKNGFRLSLFGYEPAMDHAALTRDNLGRRVNVLQPHDSLLLQKAVGSVAHDGGMRFGRDSWVYAVFREWVAGGARWTPGSGAIAKLTVTPDNFAVVAADQSRQVKVTATFADGTSEDITPFCDFKISDEAIASVDAVGRVTARQPGDAGLTILYRGAVVALRVIVPAPGAPATFPQPANFVDGLVFDKLRLLNMTPSGPASDEVFLRRVTIDTIAQLPTAAEVKAFAADPDPRKREKLVDKLLAHPLHAAVWATKLSDITGNNTTALEQPQNTAQRRSQMWHDWLRKRVQDNVAYDKTVRDILTATSLDGRAPEEWVAFTRRVDEQAEKTNGYGTDYPNKPTLDLFWRRQQAQPVEAWSEKVAAAFLGVRLECAQCHKHPTDRWTQEDYWGFANIFGTVTFANNQYSAPAVKDAAAKENADRKTAAEAGGKKANNQFLLVKEVFNSAQVKQAKNPGTNKIAPARVLGGERVVFVGGDDPRVKLAEWVTSPTNPFFAKSFVNRVWAHYFGVGLVNPVDDFSLANPPTNAKLLDALADSFVKSGYDVRKLERTVLLSRTYGLSFQTNDSNKFDKNNFSHSYIRPLLAEQVVDVLNSALGVDEQFAGQDAAPAGTKMVEVGSSRLNGNVAYALRIFGRPPRTTACDCERSAEPALPQTLFRMTDPTISNKLAAGTGRVQQLAKAKLSDEELVEEAFLATLSRRPTADEKASSLTHVRAARTRLEATTDLVWALINTREFILNH; via the coding sequence ATGACCACCCCCCGGCTCCTCGCCGCCGCTCTCGTTTGTGCGCTGGCCCCCGCCGCCCGCGCCGACGTCACGCTGCCCACCGGCGGCACCCTCCGGCACGTCGACTTCGAGCGGCACGTCATGGGCCTGCTCTCGAAGGCCGGCTGCAACACCGGCGGCTGCCACGGCTCGTTCCAGGGGAAGAACGGCTTCCGCCTGTCGCTGTTCGGCTACGAACCCGCGATGGACCACGCCGCCCTCACCCGCGACAACCTCGGCCGCCGCGTCAACGTGCTCCAGCCGCACGACAGCCTGCTGCTGCAAAAGGCGGTCGGCTCCGTGGCCCACGACGGCGGGATGCGCTTCGGCCGCGACAGCTGGGTGTACGCCGTGTTCCGCGAGTGGGTCGCCGGCGGCGCCCGCTGGACGCCCGGCAGCGGCGCCATCGCCAAGCTCACCGTCACCCCCGACAACTTCGCCGTCGTCGCCGCCGACCAGAGCCGGCAGGTGAAGGTGACCGCCACCTTCGCCGACGGCACCAGCGAAGACATCACCCCGTTCTGCGACTTCAAGATCAGCGACGAGGCCATCGCCAGCGTGGACGCCGTCGGCCGGGTCACGGCCCGCCAGCCGGGCGACGCCGGGCTGACGATCCTCTACCGCGGGGCCGTGGTCGCGCTGCGGGTCATCGTGCCGGCCCCCGGCGCGCCCGCCACCTTCCCGCAGCCGGCGAACTTCGTCGACGGCCTCGTGTTCGACAAGCTGCGGCTGCTGAACATGACGCCGTCCGGCCCCGCGTCCGACGAGGTGTTCCTCCGCCGCGTGACGATCGACACCATCGCCCAGCTGCCGACCGCGGCCGAGGTGAAGGCGTTCGCCGCCGACCCGGACCCGCGGAAGCGCGAGAAGCTGGTGGACAAGCTGCTGGCCCACCCGCTCCACGCCGCCGTGTGGGCGACGAAGCTCTCGGACATCACCGGCAACAACACGACCGCCCTGGAGCAGCCGCAGAACACCGCCCAGCGCCGCAGCCAGATGTGGCACGACTGGCTCCGCAAGCGGGTGCAGGACAACGTGGCCTACGACAAGACCGTCCGCGACATCCTGACGGCCACGAGCCTGGACGGGAGGGCGCCGGAGGAGTGGGTGGCGTTCACCCGCCGGGTGGACGAGCAGGCGGAAAAGACGAACGGGTACGGCACCGACTACCCGAACAAGCCGACGCTGGACTTGTTCTGGCGGCGCCAGCAGGCCCAGCCCGTGGAGGCCTGGAGCGAGAAGGTCGCGGCCGCGTTCCTCGGCGTGCGGCTCGAGTGCGCCCAGTGCCACAAGCACCCCACCGACCGCTGGACGCAGGAAGACTACTGGGGCTTCGCCAACATCTTCGGCACCGTCACGTTCGCCAACAACCAGTACAGCGCCCCGGCGGTGAAGGACGCCGCGGCGAAGGAGAACGCCGACCGCAAGACCGCCGCCGAGGCGGGCGGGAAGAAGGCGAACAACCAGTTCCTGCTCGTGAAGGAGGTCTTCAACTCCGCCCAGGTGAAGCAGGCGAAGAACCCCGGCACGAACAAGATCGCCCCGGCCCGGGTGCTCGGCGGCGAGCGGGTGGTGTTCGTCGGCGGCGACGACCCGCGGGTGAAGCTGGCCGAGTGGGTCACGAGCCCGACCAACCCGTTCTTCGCCAAGAGCTTCGTGAACCGGGTGTGGGCGCACTACTTCGGCGTCGGGCTGGTGAACCCGGTGGACGACTTCTCGCTGGCCAACCCGCCGACGAACGCGAAGCTGCTGGACGCGCTCGCCGACTCCTTCGTGAAGTCCGGCTACGACGTGCGGAAGCTGGAGCGCACGGTCCTGCTGAGCCGCACCTACGGGCTGTCGTTCCAGACCAACGACTCGAACAAGTTCGACAAGAACAACTTCAGCCACAGCTACATCCGCCCGCTGCTGGCGGAGCAGGTGGTGGACGTGCTGAACAGCGCCCTGGGGGTGGACGAGCAGTTCGCGGGTCAGGACGCGGCCCCCGCGGGGACGAAGATGGTGGAGGTGGGCTCCAGCCGCCTGAACGGCAACGTGGCCTACGCCCTCCGCATCTTCGGCCGGCCGCCGCGCACGACCGCCTGCGACTGCGAGCGCTCGGCCGAGCCCGCCCTGCCGCAGACGCTGTTCCGCATGACCGACCCGACGATCTCGAACAAGCTGGCCGCCGGCACCGGCCGCGTGCAGCAGCTGGCGAAGGCCAAGCTGAGCGACGAGGAGCTGGTGGAGGAGGCGTTCCTGGCGACGCTGAGCCGGCGGCCGACGGCCGACGAGAAGGCGTCGTCGCTGACCCACGTGCGGGCGGCGCGGACGCGCCTGGAGGCGACCACGGACCTGGTGTGGGCGCTGATCAACACCCGCGAGTTCATCCTGAATCACTGA
- the pth gene encoding aminoacyl-tRNA hydrolase: MKLIVGLGNPGPKYAGTRHNVGFDVIDYLAAAPGTSPFREKFEAFVAERQEGGEAVLLVKPLTFMNLSGRSVRAVLDFYKLTVEQLLVVCDDFNLPLGKLRVRAKGSHGGQNGLRNIQDQLGTDGYARLRIGVGQPAEGEAVDFVLSRFKPAERAAAADAVAKAAQAAVVWATAGVEECMNRFNGGDDPQQPKKEKKPKLSRPAEPEV; encoded by the coding sequence ATGAAGCTCATCGTCGGCCTCGGCAACCCCGGGCCCAAGTACGCCGGCACCCGCCACAACGTCGGCTTCGACGTGATCGACTACCTCGCCGCGGCGCCGGGCACGTCGCCGTTCCGCGAGAAGTTCGAGGCGTTCGTCGCCGAGCGGCAGGAGGGCGGCGAGGCCGTGCTGCTCGTGAAGCCGCTCACGTTCATGAACCTCAGCGGCCGCAGCGTCCGCGCCGTCCTCGACTTCTACAAGCTGACCGTCGAGCAACTGCTGGTGGTCTGCGACGACTTCAACCTGCCGCTGGGGAAGCTGCGGGTGCGGGCGAAGGGGAGCCACGGCGGGCAGAACGGCCTGCGCAACATCCAGGACCAGCTCGGCACCGACGGCTACGCCCGGCTGCGGATCGGCGTGGGTCAGCCGGCGGAGGGCGAGGCGGTCGATTTCGTGCTGAGCCGGTTCAAGCCGGCCGAGCGCGCCGCGGCCGCGGACGCGGTGGCGAAGGCGGCGCAGGCGGCGGTGGTGTGGGCGACGGCGGGCGTCGAGGAGTGCATGAACCGGTTCAACGGCGGCGACGACCCGCAGCAGCCGAAGAAGGAGAAGAAGCCGAAGCTCTCGCGCCCCGCCGAGCCGGAGGTATAA
- a CDS encoding 50S ribosomal protein L25 yields MAETATLKAEPRTGSGSRQAGKLRKAGRVPAIVYGHKEANVAVSVAADELDRLIRVQHARVLNLDVGGKTETVLVRDLQWDHLGRHMLHVDFARVSASDRVRVTIPVELRNSPKQTGGGVLDQPLHTLHVECSPTAIPESIRIDITGLTLGAPIHVRELALPAGVTVLEAPEAVVVQLKLPGAEPAVAVVPEPGTGPEVIKKEKKADDEADDDKKKK; encoded by the coding sequence ATGGCCGAGACCGCGACGCTGAAGGCCGAACCCCGCACGGGGTCCGGCAGCCGCCAAGCCGGCAAGCTCCGCAAGGCCGGGCGCGTCCCGGCGATCGTGTACGGGCACAAGGAGGCCAACGTGGCCGTGTCCGTCGCCGCCGACGAGCTCGACCGGCTGATCCGCGTCCAGCACGCCCGCGTCCTGAACCTGGACGTCGGCGGGAAGACGGAGACGGTGCTGGTCCGCGACCTGCAGTGGGACCACCTCGGCCGGCACATGCTGCACGTGGACTTCGCCCGCGTGTCGGCGTCGGACCGGGTGCGGGTGACGATCCCGGTCGAGCTGCGGAACAGCCCGAAGCAGACCGGCGGCGGCGTGCTCGACCAGCCGCTGCACACGCTGCACGTCGAGTGCAGCCCGACGGCCATCCCCGAGTCGATCCGCATCGACATCACCGGGCTGACGCTCGGCGCGCCGATCCACGTCCGCGAGCTGGCGCTCCCGGCCGGCGTGACGGTGCTGGAAGCGCCGGAGGCCGTGGTGGTGCAGCTGAAGCTGCCGGGCGCCGAGCCGGCGGTCGCGGTGGTCCCCGAGCCGGGCACCGGCCCCGAGGTGATCAAGAAGGAGAAGAAGGCCGACGACGAGGCCGACGACGACAAGAAGAAGAAGTAA